Proteins encoded by one window of Sulfurospirillum barnesii SES-3:
- the ccoN gene encoding cytochrome-c oxidase, cbb3-type subunit I — protein sequence MQANHALNYDYSVAKCFTYATILFGIIGMLIGVVIAYQMAFPELNYLAGEYGTFSRLRPLHTSGVIFGFLLSGIFATWYYIGQRVLKVSMAESPFLMIIGRLHFWIYMLTILTAVVTLFMGIGTSKEYAELEWPLDIAVVVLWVLWGISIFGLIGIRREKTLYISMWYFIATFLGVAMLYLFNNMAVPTYFVAGVGKWYHSVSMYAGTNDAMVQWWYGHNAVAFVFTVPIIAMIYYFLPKESGQPVFSYKLSLLSFWGLMFVYLWAGGHHLLYSTVPDWVQTMGSIFSVILILPSWGSAINMLLTMKGQWGQLKENPLIKFMIFASTFYMLSTLEGPIQAIKSVNALAHFTDWIPGHVHDGTLGWVGFMTMAALYHMAPRMYKRELYSKKLMESQFWLQTTGIVMYFTSMWIAGITQGMMWRASDQYGNLAYSFIDTVTVLIPYYALRATGGLLYLIGFFMFSYNLYKTMTASKAIEREPQNASPMAA from the coding sequence ATGCAGGCTAATCATGCATTGAACTATGATTACTCAGTAGCGAAATGTTTTACATACGCAACGATTCTATTTGGAATTATTGGTATGTTAATAGGCGTAGTTATTGCCTATCAGATGGCTTTCCCTGAGTTGAATTACTTGGCGGGTGAATACGGAACATTTAGTCGTTTACGACCCCTTCACACGTCTGGTGTCATCTTCGGCTTTTTGTTAAGTGGGATTTTTGCGACATGGTACTATATCGGGCAGAGAGTACTAAAGGTTTCCATGGCAGAATCACCGTTTTTGATGATTATTGGAAGGCTTCATTTTTGGATTTACATGTTGACAATTCTTACGGCTGTTGTCACCTTGTTTATGGGTATTGGTACGTCAAAAGAGTATGCAGAACTTGAATGGCCATTGGATATTGCTGTGGTTGTTTTATGGGTACTTTGGGGTATTAGTATTTTTGGACTTATCGGTATTCGCCGTGAAAAAACACTCTATATCTCTATGTGGTATTTTATCGCTACCTTTTTAGGTGTGGCAATGCTGTATTTGTTTAATAATATGGCTGTACCTACGTATTTTGTTGCAGGTGTGGGTAAATGGTATCACTCTGTTTCAATGTATGCAGGAACCAATGATGCGATGGTACAATGGTGGTATGGACACAATGCGGTAGCCTTCGTTTTCACGGTGCCTATTATTGCGATGATTTATTACTTCTTACCAAAAGAATCAGGTCAGCCTGTTTTCTCTTATAAGCTATCACTTCTTTCTTTTTGGGGTTTGATGTTTGTTTACCTTTGGGCAGGTGGTCACCACTTACTTTATTCTACAGTGCCTGATTGGGTTCAAACCATGGGATCTATTTTTTCAGTTATCTTGATTCTTCCATCATGGGGTAGTGCAATTAATATGCTTTTAACCATGAAAGGACAATGGGGCCAACTTAAAGAAAATCCATTGATTAAGTTTATGATTTTTGCTTCAACCTTTTACATGTTAAGTACACTAGAAGGTCCGATTCAAGCAATCAAATCGGTTAATGCGTTAGCACACTTTACAGATTGGATTCCAGGTCACGTTCATGATGGTACATTAGGCTGGGTTGGATTTATGACCATGGCAGCACTCTATCATATGGCACCACGTATGTATAAACGTGAGCTTTACAGTAAAAAATTGATGGAATCACAATTTTGGCTTCAAACCACAGGTATTGTAATGTACTTTACCAGTATGTGGATTGCAGGAATTACACAAGGAATGATGTGGAGAGCCAGTGATCAGTATGGCAATCTTGCGTACTCCTTCATTGATACAGTAACCGTACTTATCCCTTATTATGCCTTACGTGCAACGGGTGGTTTATTGTATTTAATTGGTTTCTTTATGTTTAGTTATAATCTATATAAAACGATGACTGCAAGTAAAGCAATTGAGAGAGAACCTCAAAATGCTTCACCTATGGCAGCGTAA
- a CDS encoding response regulator transcription factor, translated as MSGLSKLTVLFVEDEEYIREALHKAMADEFHKCILARDGEDGLKKFKKYKPDIVITDIMMPIMDGLSMAKEIKHLSKTTPIVVLSAFSEKEKLLEAIDVGIDKYLIKPIDPEELLDVLHFLSAELFNEDACVDLGFDYQFDKNRRVLVKEGNTIFLTKKELLFISILVKNLGVFVLHDEIKKHVWTNKKVTDSAIRTFIKRVREKTDKDFIKNIPGLGYKINTQER; from the coding sequence ATGAGCGGATTGTCAAAATTAACCGTTTTATTTGTTGAAGATGAAGAGTATATACGAGAAGCCTTGCACAAAGCGATGGCTGATGAGTTTCATAAATGTATCCTCGCGCGTGATGGTGAAGATGGATTAAAAAAGTTTAAAAAATATAAGCCTGATATTGTGATTACAGATATTATGATGCCTATTATGGATGGGCTTAGTATGGCAAAAGAGATTAAGCACCTCTCCAAAACGACACCTATCGTTGTGCTTAGTGCCTTTAGCGAAAAAGAAAAACTTTTAGAAGCTATTGATGTTGGAATTGATAAATACTTAATTAAACCTATCGATCCTGAGGAACTCTTAGACGTGCTTCATTTCCTTTCTGCAGAATTGTTCAATGAGGATGCGTGTGTGGATTTAGGATTTGATTACCAATTTGATAAAAACAGGCGTGTGCTGGTTAAAGAAGGCAATACAATTTTCTTAACAAAAAAAGAACTCCTTTTTATCTCTATCTTAGTTAAAAATTTAGGAGTATTTGTTTTGCACGATGAGATTAAAAAACATGTTTGGACAAACAAAAAAGTAACAGATTCAGCCATTAGAACCTTTATTAAACGAGTTCGTGAGAAAACGGACAAAGATTTTATTAAAAATATTCCAGGACTTGGGTATAAAATTAATACGCAAGAACGATAA